In Halobacterium sp. CBA1132, a genomic segment contains:
- a CDS encoding RNA-guided endonuclease TnpB family protein has product MEKRRTVPVKLDVDSDDAALLEDTVDEFLWAANYVTRHAFEGEYVTTSKTTLHDDTYEDVRDETALHSNHVQAARNKAADACKSVVEKWKNGKKASRPYFTSPHVVYDHRTATFHDESVSLATVDGRIEADYVLPDNERETPHAEYIFSDEYETTGAELHYSNGSWMLHIHCKMEVESDTPEQDATENRTVLGVDLGVNNLAVASTGTFWTGDEFDHWRREYENRRGNLQQCGTRWAHENIQSVGRKEKGRFKITLHRISNELVAEAREYECSVIAFEDLTDIRDRTGASWGHKWAFNRLYEYVQYKAAEYGIDVEQVDPENTSRRCSTCGFTHPDNRESELFECLKCGYENHADYNAAKNIGLRYLRRTQTGSGGGAPVGVRLNSGTLNANGAYDSPADSVGQSGSPR; this is encoded by the coding sequence ATGGAGAAGCGGCGTACTGTCCCGGTCAAGCTTGACGTGGACAGTGACGACGCCGCACTCCTCGAAGACACCGTCGACGAGTTTCTGTGGGCCGCCAACTACGTCACACGCCACGCGTTCGAGGGCGAATACGTCACGACGAGCAAAACCACGCTCCACGACGACACCTACGAAGACGTGCGCGACGAAACGGCGTTGCACAGCAATCACGTCCAAGCCGCCCGAAACAAGGCTGCTGACGCCTGCAAGAGCGTGGTCGAGAAGTGGAAAAACGGCAAGAAAGCGTCGAGGCCGTATTTCACCAGCCCACACGTCGTCTACGACCATCGCACCGCCACCTTCCACGACGAGTCCGTGTCGCTGGCGACTGTTGACGGTCGCATCGAAGCCGACTACGTGCTCCCCGACAACGAGCGAGAGACGCCCCACGCGGAATACATCTTCTCGGACGAGTACGAAACCACGGGAGCCGAACTGCACTACTCGAACGGCAGCTGGATGCTTCACATCCACTGCAAAATGGAGGTGGAGTCCGACACGCCGGAACAGGATGCCACCGAGAACAGAACGGTTCTCGGGGTAGACCTCGGCGTGAACAATCTGGCCGTCGCCTCGACGGGCACGTTCTGGACTGGTGATGAGTTCGACCACTGGCGGCGCGAATACGAGAACCGCCGTGGCAATCTCCAGCAGTGCGGGACGCGATGGGCGCATGAGAACATCCAATCCGTTGGACGGAAAGAGAAAGGCCGATTCAAGATCACGCTCCACCGTATATCGAACGAGTTGGTAGCTGAAGCCCGCGAGTACGAGTGTTCGGTGATAGCGTTCGAAGACCTGACGGACATCCGTGACCGCACTGGGGCGTCGTGGGGACACAAGTGGGCGTTCAACCGCCTCTACGAATACGTCCAGTACAAGGCCGCCGAGTACGGCATCGACGTAGAGCAGGTTGACCCGGAGAATACCTCTCGGCGGTGTTCGACGTGTGGGTTTACGCACCCGGATAATCGTGAGAGTGAGTTGTTCGAGTGTCTGAAGTGTGGCTACGAGAACCACGCTGACTACAACGCCGCGAAGAATATTGGACTGCGGTATCTCCGTCGGACCCAAACTGGCTCCGGTGGAGGCGCACCCGTAGGCGTGCGCTTGAACAGCGGGACGCTGAACGCGAACGGGGCGTATGATTCTCCTGCCGACAGTGTCGGCCAGAGCGGGAGTCCACGCTGA
- a CDS encoding DoxX family protein, which yields MSTLDSDMNQLESRVGGLTVGGKVHSLSAWFVLALRLMMGYAFAYSGFTKITGEFAAGGYLTNVAATNGNPLAGMFAWMGSTPWFVEFANVAVPWGELFIGLGLLVGAFVRLAAFFGALMMLMFYFGNWDMGHGFINGDFAYMLVFLAVAAFAAGRILGLDQYIENYDVGGETLVERYPALEYILG from the coding sequence ATGTCCACACTCGACTCCGACATGAATCAGCTCGAGAGCAGAGTCGGCGGTCTGACCGTCGGCGGGAAAGTTCACAGTCTCAGTGCGTGGTTCGTGCTCGCGCTCCGTCTCATGATGGGCTACGCGTTCGCGTACTCCGGGTTCACGAAGATCACCGGCGAGTTCGCCGCGGGCGGTTACCTCACGAACGTCGCGGCGACGAACGGCAACCCGCTCGCGGGGATGTTCGCGTGGATGGGTAGCACGCCGTGGTTCGTCGAGTTCGCGAACGTCGCCGTGCCGTGGGGCGAGCTGTTCATCGGCCTCGGCCTGCTCGTCGGCGCGTTCGTCCGCCTCGCGGCGTTCTTCGGCGCGCTCATGATGCTCATGTTCTACTTCGGGAACTGGGATATGGGTCACGGGTTCATCAACGGGGACTTCGCGTACATGCTCGTGTTCCTCGCGGTCGCCGCGTTCGCCGCGGGCCGCATCCTGGGCCTCGACCAGTACATCGAGAACTACGACGTCGGCGGCGAGACGCTCGTCGAGCGCTACCCCGCCCTCGAATACATCCTCGGCTAA
- a CDS encoding helix-turn-helix domain-containing protein — translation MPVPVDELTSDDPFPIKPDTNEYRALSFLVAHREYGFTPREIADRTALNKTAVSNTMARLFKHGLIERVDNVYYVDPSRASELKRRLESLDSLVQFFESAPDDSYAEKGWEQELPTFDPDGKADAPEGNSEPAETQAEALIADIEDCRRTE, via the coding sequence ATGCCCGTTCCGGTTGACGAACTCACGAGTGACGACCCGTTCCCGATCAAGCCGGACACAAACGAGTACCGCGCTCTCAGCTTCCTTGTCGCACACCGCGAATACGGCTTCACCCCACGCGAAATCGCAGATCGAACAGCCCTCAACAAGACCGCCGTGTCGAACACGATGGCTCGTCTCTTCAAGCACGGGCTTATCGAACGAGTAGACAACGTCTATTACGTTGACCCAAGCCGAGCCAGTGAGCTAAAGCGACGGCTCGAATCGCTCGATTCACTCGTTCAATTCTTCGAGTCAGCACCCGACGACAGCTACGCCGAGAAGGGCTGGGAACAGGAACTCCCGACCTTCGATCCAGATGGAAAAGCAGATGCCCCGGAGGGGAACTCCGAACCGGCAGAAACACAAGCAGAAGCCCTCATCGCAGATATCGAGGACTGTCGTAGAACGGAATAA
- a CDS encoding copper-translocating P-type ATPase: protein MDDHKDTTENSPGGEDQPDTTSHQHEHGEQDEAVAESDEEGVEQELLEEEAHPAAAGEMASHEQHEHAGHEGDGHGHDSHEGHGEGHGGMHEGHEQMFRRRFFISTLLSIPVLLYSEMLQEWLGFSVPVFPGSEWINPVFAVIVFAYGGIPFLKMALPELKDRAPGMMTLISMAITVAFVYSLASVVFPTQSAFFWELVTLIDIMLLGHWIEMRSVRRASSAVDELAKLMPDTAERITDDGETEEVPVSELSEGDLVLVRPGASVPADGTVEEGDSDVNESMITGESKPVSKEPGDEVIGGTINGDGSLRVRVGATGEETTLAGIMRLVEEAQQSKSKTQVLADRAAGWLFYVALGAAVVTAIAWTVAVSFDATVIERVVTVLVIACPHALGLAIPLVVAINTSLAARNGMLVRDRIAMEDARNLDAIIFDKTGTLTEGEHGVVDMATVDGVDEDDALGLAAAVESDSEHMIARAIREAADERDVTTPDATAFEAIKGQGVRATVNGNEVYVGGPNLLTQLDSEIPDHLQRFADEAGQNAQTVVYLVRDGELTAAFAMADVIREESFRVVDALHDLGIEVAMLTGDSQDVANAVADELGIDTVFAEVLPEDKDEKVQELQDQGKLVGMVGDGVNDAPALTRADVGIAIGSGTDVAVQSADVILVQNNPMDVVRLVKLSKASYRKMQENIVWAAGYNVFAIPLAAGVLAPIGILLSPAVGALLMSLSTVIVAINAQLLRRVDLSIPELPSGTPATDAQPAD from the coding sequence ATGGACGACCACAAAGATACAACTGAGAATTCCCCGGGAGGAGAGGACCAGCCGGACACCACCAGTCACCAGCACGAACACGGTGAGCAAGATGAAGCGGTCGCGGAATCTGACGAAGAAGGGGTAGAACAGGAGCTACTGGAGGAGGAGGCTCACCCTGCTGCGGCAGGTGAGATGGCGTCCCACGAACAGCACGAACACGCCGGCCACGAGGGCGACGGGCACGGCCACGATTCCCACGAGGGACACGGCGAGGGCCATGGCGGGATGCACGAAGGCCACGAGCAGATGTTCCGCCGGCGTTTCTTCATTTCGACGCTCCTGTCGATCCCCGTCCTCCTGTACAGCGAAATGCTACAGGAGTGGCTCGGCTTCTCCGTCCCTGTATTCCCGGGGAGCGAGTGGATCAACCCCGTCTTCGCGGTGATCGTCTTCGCGTACGGTGGGATTCCGTTCCTCAAGATGGCACTTCCGGAGCTGAAAGACCGTGCGCCGGGGATGATGACGCTCATCTCGATGGCGATCACCGTCGCGTTTGTCTACAGTCTCGCGAGCGTGGTCTTCCCGACGCAGTCTGCGTTTTTCTGGGAACTCGTCACGCTGATCGACATCATGCTGCTCGGCCACTGGATCGAGATGCGGTCAGTCCGGCGGGCCTCCAGCGCAGTCGACGAACTGGCAAAGCTGATGCCCGACACCGCAGAGCGAATTACTGATGATGGAGAGACCGAGGAGGTTCCCGTCAGTGAACTCTCTGAGGGCGATCTTGTGCTCGTCCGGCCGGGCGCAAGTGTCCCTGCTGACGGCACCGTCGAGGAGGGTGACTCCGACGTCAACGAGTCGATGATCACCGGCGAGTCCAAGCCCGTCTCGAAAGAGCCTGGCGACGAGGTCATCGGCGGCACCATCAACGGCGACGGCAGTCTCCGTGTTCGCGTCGGTGCGACGGGCGAGGAGACGACGCTCGCGGGCATCATGCGCCTGGTCGAGGAAGCTCAACAGAGCAAGTCCAAGACGCAGGTACTGGCCGACCGGGCGGCCGGCTGGCTGTTCTATGTCGCGCTCGGGGCGGCAGTCGTGACCGCAATCGCGTGGACGGTCGCGGTCTCGTTCGACGCGACCGTCATCGAGCGAGTCGTAACGGTGCTCGTCATCGCCTGCCCACACGCCCTCGGGCTCGCCATCCCGCTGGTCGTCGCGATCAACACCTCACTTGCAGCGCGCAACGGGATGCTCGTTCGCGACCGCATCGCGATGGAGGATGCGCGGAATCTGGACGCGATCATCTTCGACAAGACAGGGACGCTCACCGAGGGCGAACACGGCGTCGTGGATATGGCGACCGTCGACGGCGTCGACGAGGACGACGCGCTCGGGCTGGCGGCAGCCGTCGAGAGTGACTCCGAACACATGATCGCCCGAGCGATCCGTGAGGCCGCCGACGAGCGAGATGTAACTACTCCTGACGCGACAGCCTTCGAGGCGATCAAAGGACAAGGGGTCCGGGCGACCGTCAACGGAAACGAGGTGTACGTCGGCGGGCCGAACCTGTTGACCCAGCTCGATAGCGAGATCCCCGACCACCTCCAGCGCTTCGCTGACGAGGCCGGACAGAACGCCCAGACAGTGGTGTATCTCGTTCGTGACGGAGAGCTGACCGCCGCCTTCGCGATGGCCGACGTGATCCGCGAGGAGAGTTTCCGCGTCGTCGACGCCCTCCACGATCTGGGGATCGAGGTGGCGATGTTGACTGGGGACTCCCAGGACGTCGCCAACGCCGTCGCCGACGAACTGGGCATCGACACAGTGTTCGCGGAGGTCCTCCCCGAAGACAAAGACGAGAAAGTCCAGGAACTCCAGGACCAGGGGAAGCTCGTGGGGATGGTCGGCGACGGTGTGAACGACGCGCCGGCGCTGACGCGAGCCGACGTCGGCATTGCGATCGGGAGTGGTACTGACGTCGCGGTCCAGTCGGCCGACGTCATCCTCGTCCAGAACAACCCCATGGATGTCGTTCGACTGGTCAAGCTGAGCAAGGCGAGCTACCGAAAGATGCAGGAGAACATCGTCTGGGCGGCCGGCTATAACGTGTTCGCGATTCCGCTCGCAGCAGGCGTGTTGGCACCGATCGGGATTCTGCTGTCCCCCGCTGTGGGTGCGCTCTTGATGTCGTTGAGTACAGTCATCGTGGCCATCAACGCTCAGCTGCTCCGCCGCGTGGACCTGTCCATCCCCGAGCTTCCAAGCGGGACACCAGCGACTGACGCACAACCTGCAGACTGA
- a CDS encoding helix-turn-helix transcriptional regulator — MHDLTGFQRDILYVTAGLEEPHGLAIKDELDDYYEQEINHGRLYPNLDDLVNKGLLEKGELDKRTNVYTVTQRGLREIEARREWESQYLEDVNVPATS; from the coding sequence ATGCACGATCTAACTGGGTTCCAGCGGGATATCTTGTACGTAACCGCCGGACTCGAGGAACCACACGGGCTCGCAATCAAGGACGAACTCGACGACTATTACGAGCAGGAGATCAACCACGGCCGCCTCTATCCGAATCTTGACGATCTCGTCAACAAAGGACTGCTGGAGAAGGGAGAACTTGACAAACGGACGAACGTATACACGGTCACGCAACGCGGATTACGGGAGATCGAGGCGCGACGTGAGTGGGAAAGTCAGTATTTAGAAGACGTGAACGTACCCGCTACGTCGTAG
- a CDS encoding heavy-metal-associated domain-containing protein — protein sequence MTTTITVEGMSCGHCEQTVEEALEEVTGVTSVTVDRESEQASVDGEAEVTALVAAVEDAGYTAHA from the coding sequence ATGACGACGACCATCACCGTGGAAGGAATGTCGTGCGGTCACTGTGAGCAGACGGTCGAAGAGGCCCTTGAAGAGGTCACTGGCGTAACTTCCGTGACCGTCGACAGGGAGAGTGAACAGGCAAGTGTCGACGGCGAGGCAGAGGTCACGGCCCTCGTGGCGGCCGTCGAAGATGCGGGATACACCGCTCACGCCTGA
- a CDS encoding heavy-metal-associated domain-containing protein: MSDTTQFRVLDFDCPTCASTVERALSNVDGVQHVEVHYATGRVEIEYDASVGDPDTFAQTIENQGYTPQPA, encoded by the coding sequence ATGAGCGACACAACCCAATTCCGCGTCCTCGACTTCGACTGCCCCACCTGTGCGAGCACCGTCGAACGCGCCCTGTCGAACGTCGACGGCGTCCAGCACGTCGAAGTCCACTACGCGACCGGCCGCGTCGAGATCGAGTACGACGCCAGCGTCGGCGACCCCGACACCTTCGCACAGACCATTGAAAACCAGGGGTACACGCCCCAGCCCGCCTAA
- a CDS encoding universal stress protein translates to MYDRILLSTDGTVASEDAETHALELAAAHNAVLHVLYVVDEDVVTAYSGDEYVDEAEGPEHGLEEHGEETLSELRRRAAETDVDVETAMQHGRPAETIVDHADDCDADLLVLGTKRRPDEYRALLGSVTDRVLRLTTRPATVVKTEVSE, encoded by the coding sequence ATGTACGACCGAATTCTCCTGTCGACCGATGGAACTGTTGCGTCTGAAGATGCTGAAACGCATGCACTCGAGCTCGCAGCCGCTCACAACGCAGTCCTCCATGTGCTCTACGTCGTTGACGAGGATGTCGTAACTGCGTACAGCGGGGACGAGTACGTCGACGAAGCCGAAGGTCCCGAACACGGCCTCGAAGAACACGGCGAGGAGACGCTTTCCGAACTCCGACGTCGAGCCGCAGAAACCGATGTCGATGTCGAGACGGCAATGCAACATGGCCGCCCCGCTGAGACCATCGTGGACCACGCAGACGACTGTGACGCCGATCTCCTCGTGCTCGGTACCAAACGCCGGCCCGACGAATATCGTGCGTTGCTCGGAAGTGTCACCGACCGCGTCCTTCGGCTGACGACGCGTCCGGCAACCGTCGTGAAAACAGAAGTCAGCGAGTAG
- a CDS encoding permease: MQVTMVEGIFEALRIGVGFLWTAAWAIIMGLTITSLVQVYVSKERMAQVLGDGDLSGLTKATAFGAASSGCSFGAVAIGKGLFKKGAHAVNFLAFMFASTNLIVELGLMILILLGWEFLLAELLGGLILIAVMAVIVHLTLPENLFAEVRETLNERDREAGVTEDPTCGMEGKDEYTLTTDGGETLKFCSEGCMETYRQETSSRGGWRDELLSWGGWYKIGNQYRKEWSMIWKDIVAGFLISGFVIVFVPQWVWNTLFIQGDGLLVTAENAIMGVTIAVLSFVGSMGNVPFAVALWGGGVSFAGIIAFVYADLITIPVLNVYRKYYGWKIMLYILGVFFMTMAFTGFLMELLFDALGIVPDLAGGETATEQTYFKLNYTFYLNLIAFALSGFLLYVYRRGLGAPGQYRDPVCGMRTDDSEPSAAHDGETYYFCSQTCKETFGENPDEYATGHPMVMEGHDH; this comes from the coding sequence ATGCAGGTGACGATGGTCGAGGGCATCTTCGAAGCCCTCCGAATCGGTGTAGGATTCCTCTGGACGGCGGCGTGGGCGATCATTATGGGTCTCACGATCACGAGTCTGGTCCAAGTCTATGTCTCCAAGGAGCGAATGGCACAGGTGTTGGGCGACGGTGATCTGAGCGGGCTCACCAAGGCGACTGCGTTCGGTGCGGCGAGCAGCGGCTGCAGTTTCGGCGCTGTCGCCATCGGGAAGGGCCTGTTCAAGAAGGGAGCGCACGCGGTCAACTTTCTCGCGTTCATGTTCGCGTCGACGAATCTGATCGTCGAACTCGGGCTGATGATTCTGATTCTGCTCGGCTGGGAGTTCCTCTTGGCGGAACTGCTGGGCGGTCTCATCCTCATCGCCGTGATGGCGGTGATCGTCCACCTCACGCTCCCCGAGAATCTCTTTGCCGAAGTTCGAGAAACGCTCAACGAGCGCGACCGTGAGGCGGGCGTCACCGAAGACCCGACCTGCGGGATGGAAGGCAAAGACGAATACACGCTCACGACCGACGGCGGTGAGACGCTCAAATTCTGCTCGGAGGGCTGTATGGAGACCTACCGTCAGGAGACGTCGAGTCGCGGCGGGTGGCGTGACGAGTTGCTGTCGTGGGGTGGCTGGTACAAAATCGGGAATCAGTACCGCAAGGAGTGGTCGATGATCTGGAAGGACATCGTCGCTGGCTTCCTTATTTCTGGGTTCGTCATCGTTTTCGTCCCGCAGTGGGTGTGGAACACGCTGTTCATTCAGGGCGACGGCCTGCTCGTGACTGCCGAGAACGCGATTATGGGTGTCACCATCGCCGTCCTCAGTTTCGTTGGCAGTATGGGTAACGTCCCGTTCGCCGTCGCGCTGTGGGGCGGTGGCGTCAGCTTCGCCGGGATCATCGCGTTCGTCTACGCTGACCTCATCACGATTCCCGTGCTGAACGTCTACCGGAAGTACTACGGCTGGAAGATCATGCTGTACATCCTCGGCGTCTTTTTCATGACGATGGCGTTCACCGGCTTCCTCATGGAGCTGCTGTTCGACGCGCTGGGAATCGTTCCGGATCTGGCGGGCGGCGAGACGGCGACGGAGCAGACGTACTTCAAACTCAACTACACGTTCTATCTCAACCTCATCGCGTTCGCGCTCTCCGGGTTCCTGCTGTATGTTTATCGTCGCGGTCTCGGTGCGCCCGGCCAGTACCGCGACCCCGTCTGTGGGATGCGGACTGACGACAGCGAGCCATCGGCGGCGCACGACGGTGAGACGTACTACTTCTGCTCGCAGACCTGCAAGGAGACCTTCGGGGAAAACCCGGACGAATACGCCACCGGGCATCCGATGGTGATGGAGGGACACGACCACTGA
- a CDS encoding winged helix-turn-helix domain-containing protein gives MTEESDPSEIFATLDDEYARDILVATKTDRLSAKELSEECDMSRPTVSRRVTRLVEQGLLEEYTHVDPGGRHYSEYEARLERIEVLLQAEGFDVQVDVRADPADRITTIFEEMRGD, from the coding sequence GTGACCGAGGAGTCCGACCCGTCGGAAATCTTCGCTACACTCGACGACGAGTACGCTCGCGACATCCTCGTGGCGACGAAGACCGACCGACTGTCTGCGAAGGAACTCAGCGAGGAATGTGACATGTCACGCCCGACCGTCTCGCGCCGTGTCACCCGCCTCGTCGAGCAGGGCCTCCTCGAAGAGTATACGCACGTCGACCCCGGAGGACGGCACTACAGCGAGTACGAGGCTCGTCTCGAACGTATTGAAGTCCTCCTCCAGGCAGAGGGCTTCGATGTCCAGGTCGATGTCCGGGCGGACCCCGCCGACCGGATTACGACCATCTTCGAGGAGATGCGGGGAGACTGA
- a CDS encoding amphi-Trp domain-containing protein — protein sequence MPEEVLFKSESGQTREEIASYLRSVADKLEQGDAVTLKSGSESVTMEPPARPTFEVKAEREGPTDGPGELSIEFELEWDENDNREDGGSSQLEIE from the coding sequence ATGCCTGAAGAAGTCCTGTTCAAATCAGAGAGTGGCCAGACTCGAGAAGAAATCGCGTCGTATCTCCGTAGCGTCGCTGATAAACTCGAACAAGGGGACGCAGTCACACTCAAATCCGGTTCCGAGTCCGTGACAATGGAACCACCAGCGCGCCCGACGTTCGAGGTCAAAGCCGAGCGCGAGGGACCAACGGACGGACCCGGTGAATTGAGTATCGAGTTCGAACTCGAATGGGATGAGAACGACAATAGGGAGGACGGTGGGAGCAGTCAGTTAGAAATTGAGTGA
- a CDS encoding SHOCT domain-containing protein: protein MQNPIQARGIRSLGLIVVGALALAVVAGMALTHATVPDAMMWGWHDGMWNDGHMAGWGSWGWGMMLFGLLWMALLVAVPLGFIYWLGTRSQSNGPAEDCALAVLQKRYARGEIDGEEFDRRRARLTPDDGR, encoded by the coding sequence ATGCAAAATCCAATTCAAGCACGCGGGATTCGTTCTCTGGGACTCATCGTCGTCGGAGCGCTGGCTCTGGCCGTCGTCGCCGGAATGGCGCTAACACACGCGACTGTCCCAGATGCAATGATGTGGGGGTGGCACGACGGGATGTGGAACGACGGCCACATGGCCGGATGGGGTAGCTGGGGCTGGGGGATGATGCTGTTCGGGCTCCTGTGGATGGCACTCCTCGTCGCCGTCCCCCTCGGTTTCATCTACTGGCTGGGAACGCGGTCGCAATCGAACGGCCCCGCTGAGGATTGCGCACTCGCCGTCCTCCAAAAGCGGTACGCCCGTGGCGAGATCGACGGCGAGGAGTTTGACCGCCGTCGCGCCCGTCTCACACCAGATGATGGACGGTAA
- a CDS encoding SHOCT domain-containing protein, with protein sequence MPTNSDDTRLVTLLLVIIGAVFIVPLFFMGFGMMGFGPMMGGMWGGHMWGDGTMPGWMFIVGIVMQLLFLAALVGGGYLIYRAITGSESSSDQAFEELRVAYARGELTDEEYEQRREALERDTESQED encoded by the coding sequence ATGCCGACAAATTCAGACGACACGCGACTTGTTACGCTCCTCCTCGTTATCATCGGTGCCGTATTCATCGTCCCGCTGTTCTTCATGGGCTTCGGGATGATGGGGTTCGGCCCAATGATGGGCGGGATGTGGGGCGGTCACATGTGGGGTGACGGGACGATGCCTGGCTGGATGTTCATCGTCGGCATCGTGATGCAGTTACTGTTCCTCGCTGCCCTCGTCGGCGGTGGCTACCTCATCTATCGTGCGATTACGGGAAGTGAGAGTAGCTCAGACCAAGCCTTCGAGGAGCTCCGGGTCGCCTACGCCCGCGGAGAGCTGACCGACGAGGAATACGAACAGCGACGCGAAGCACTCGAACGCGACACGGAGTCACAGGAAGACTGA
- a CDS encoding exodeoxyribonuclease VII large subunit: MADAPDIERQAVEPDAKEVLSVPQLNDRIASVVQDTPALNGVRCIGEVTDLHQNSTALYFTLTDGDAELPCMVLENLY, translated from the coding sequence ATGGCGGACGCACCGGATATCGAACGGCAGGCGGTCGAACCCGACGCGAAAGAGGTCCTTAGCGTGCCCCAGCTGAACGACAGGATTGCGTCGGTCGTCCAGGATACCCCTGCCCTCAACGGGGTCCGCTGTATCGGCGAAGTCACTGACCTCCACCAGAACAGCACGGCGCTCTACTTCACGCTCACCGACGGCGACGCCGAGCTCCCCTGTATGGTCTTGGAAAACCTGTACTGA
- a CDS encoding IS6 family transposase, whose amino-acid sequence MAEITRLSGCSDWLELDFVERERTPSELMRLGIRLHLAGLSLSNTVKELEKFGVKRSRKAIHDWVQKADLQPASDASPDQVAVDETVIRIDGQQYWLYAAVNPNSNRFLHVRLFPTTTTALTERFLQELREKHDVEDAVFLVDHAQHLKTALQRVGLRFQTVRHGNRNAVERVFREIKRRTSSFSNSFSHVEPTTAESWLQAFAVWWNSLN is encoded by the coding sequence ATGGCAGAAATCACCCGCCTCAGTGGCTGTAGCGACTGGCTTGAGTTAGATTTTGTGGAGCGAGAGCGGACACCGAGCGAGCTGATGCGTCTTGGTATTCGACTCCATCTGGCTGGACTCTCACTTTCGAATACCGTCAAAGAACTTGAGAAGTTCGGTGTCAAACGCTCGCGGAAAGCCATCCATGACTGGGTGCAGAAAGCTGATCTACAGCCCGCCAGCGACGCTAGTCCGGATCAGGTTGCGGTTGACGAAACGGTGATCCGCATCGACGGCCAGCAGTACTGGCTGTACGCTGCCGTCAATCCTAATTCGAACAGATTCCTGCACGTACGGCTGTTTCCGACGACAACAACGGCGTTGACTGAACGGTTTCTGCAGGAGTTACGCGAGAAACACGACGTTGAAGACGCAGTGTTTCTGGTTGATCACGCCCAGCATCTCAAAACAGCACTCCAACGAGTCGGGCTTCGATTCCAGACCGTTCGTCATGGGAATCGGAATGCTGTCGAACGTGTTTTTAGAGAGATAAAACGTCGAACTTCCTCGTTCAGTAATAGTTTCAGCCACGTCGAGCCAACAACAGCGGAATCGTGGTTGCAAGCCTTCGCCGTCTGGTGGAACTCGCTAAACTAA
- a CDS encoding helix-turn-helix domain-containing protein has product MSDFDTDHRLDDIAVRDTRVSDAIDEPMRAMILDILAEEALTATEVHERLDVRGVDRTENTVRHHINELRDAGLVDVVRFEEGRGGTTKYYHANTIVLSYSLPDSAAAAVEEMIDAVQPQITDALTTLTDEYDDAIEEIVADMQPCEHCRTQKYETYVLLTVLRRAFVRAHRDS; this is encoded by the coding sequence ATGAGTGATTTCGATACTGACCACCGTCTCGACGACATCGCGGTGCGAGACACTCGGGTTTCGGATGCCATCGACGAGCCGATGCGGGCGATGATCCTCGATATTCTGGCCGAGGAGGCCCTGACCGCGACCGAGGTCCACGAACGCCTCGACGTTCGCGGCGTCGACCGGACGGAGAACACGGTTCGCCACCACATCAACGAGCTCCGGGACGCCGGCCTCGTCGACGTCGTTCGCTTCGAGGAGGGTCGTGGTGGGACGACGAAGTACTACCACGCAAACACGATCGTTCTCTCGTACTCACTACCAGATTCGGCCGCCGCCGCCGTCGAAGAGATGATCGACGCTGTCCAGCCCCAGATCACGGACGCGCTCACTACGCTCACCGACGAGTACGACGACGCTATTGAGGAGATCGTCGCGGATATGCAGCCCTGCGAGCACTGCCGGACCCAGAAGTACGAAACGTATGTGCTTCTGACTGTCCTCCGACGTGCGTTCGTTCGTGCTCACAGAGACTCCTGA